A genomic window from Parvularcula sp. LCG005 includes:
- a CDS encoding lysophospholipid acyltransferase family protein, with translation MDTGTTELRQTAASYGADGLPLHPERSEADREIFRWQNESPYYVPPPAEDKHRHIVDVLIKERAPKLSRSRFWPIYRVLLNKLLGYRKAKRMVDEAGRLPADEAFAYASGMLDMNLDVTGLEHIPKEGGFIIALNHPTGIADGLAVHDAIADIRPDGIVFVNGDAIRLNPRLTDKLIPVEWRPEKKNRAKSRETLVASNQAFAEGRAIILFPSGRLAYMDEDKKLQERPWMSSVAALAKKYKVPVIPAHIRSRNSWLYYWFWKLNEELRDMTLFHELFNKRGKTFHITIRERISPSELLADNDEAAAELRDYVCQGVPAGQTFTSWRVQQAATQKPVAADQPAA, from the coding sequence TTGGACACGGGGACGACAGAGCTTCGGCAAACAGCGGCGTCCTATGGCGCCGACGGCCTGCCCCTGCACCCCGAACGATCCGAGGCTGATCGTGAAATTTTCCGTTGGCAGAACGAAAGCCCGTATTACGTGCCGCCGCCAGCGGAGGACAAGCATCGACATATTGTCGATGTCCTGATCAAGGAGCGGGCACCCAAACTATCCCGCTCCCGCTTCTGGCCCATCTACCGCGTTCTGCTGAACAAGCTTCTTGGCTATCGCAAGGCCAAGCGGATGGTCGACGAAGCCGGACGATTGCCCGCCGACGAGGCATTCGCCTACGCCTCGGGCATGCTCGACATGAACCTCGATGTCACCGGCCTTGAGCATATCCCCAAGGAGGGCGGGTTCATCATTGCCCTGAACCACCCGACCGGTATTGCCGATGGATTGGCCGTACACGATGCGATTGCTGATATTCGGCCCGACGGCATTGTCTTTGTGAATGGCGATGCGATCCGTCTAAACCCCCGCCTGACCGACAAGCTCATCCCCGTTGAATGGCGACCGGAGAAAAAGAACCGCGCCAAATCCCGCGAGACACTTGTGGCGTCGAACCAGGCTTTCGCCGAAGGCCGGGCGATCATCCTGTTTCCCTCAGGACGCCTCGCCTATATGGACGAAGACAAGAAGCTGCAGGAACGCCCGTGGATGTCGAGCGTCGCGGCCCTCGCCAAGAAATACAAGGTGCCGGTCATCCCGGCCCATATCCGCTCACGGAACAGCTGGCTCTATTACTGGTTCTGGAAACTGAACGAGGAACTGCGCGACATGACGCTGTTTCATGAGCTGTTCAACAAGCGCGGCAAGACGTTTCACATCACCATCCGTGAACGGATCTCTCCGAGTGAGTTGCTGGCCGACAATGATGAAGCGGCGGCAGAGCTGCGCGACTATGTCTGCCAGGGCGTGCCCGCAGGCCAGACCTTTACAAGCTGGCGCGTCCAGCAGGCTGCGACACAGAAGCCCGTGGCGGCAGATCAGCCCGCAGCCTAA
- the rph gene encoding ribonuclease PH, with protein MRPSGRAFNEMRTVSFETGVNRYAEGSCLVKFGNTHVLCTASWDEQVPPWMRNSGKGWVTAEYNMLPRSTHTRMRRERKDGPSGRTQEIQRLIGRSLRAVVDMGILGERQILLDCDVIQADGGTRTASITGAYVALRQAVTWAMTNGVIKKDPITDSVAAISCGLYSGSPVMDLDYDEDSNAQADANFVITGSGGIVEIQGTAEGDPFSDEQFLALLGLAKTACVELTEKQKAAI; from the coding sequence ATGCGGCCATCGGGCAGAGCCTTCAACGAAATGCGGACCGTCAGTTTTGAAACGGGCGTGAACCGCTATGCCGAGGGGTCGTGCCTCGTCAAATTTGGCAATACGCACGTGCTCTGCACCGCGTCCTGGGACGAGCAGGTGCCGCCATGGATGCGCAACTCCGGCAAGGGCTGGGTCACGGCAGAATACAACATGCTGCCCCGCTCCACCCACACCCGGATGCGGCGCGAGCGGAAAGATGGCCCATCGGGCCGGACCCAGGAAATTCAGCGCCTGATCGGCCGGTCGCTGCGGGCTGTTGTCGATATGGGCATTCTGGGCGAACGTCAGATCCTGCTCGACTGCGACGTCATTCAGGCCGATGGCGGAACGCGCACCGCGTCCATCACCGGAGCCTATGTCGCCCTGCGCCAGGCGGTGACCTGGGCCATGACAAATGGTGTCATCAAGAAAGATCCGATCACGGATTCGGTCGCTGCGATTTCCTGCGGCCTGTACAGTGGCTCGCCCGTCATGGACCTCGACTATGACGAGGATTCCAATGCGCAGGCCGATGCCAATTTCGTTATCACCGGGTCCGGCGGCATCGTTGAAATTCAGGGCACAGCCGAAGGCGACCCGTTCTCGGATGAGCAGTTCCTCGCTCTCCTCGGCCTTGCCAAGACGGCGTGTGTCGAGCTGACCGAAAAGCAGAAGGCGGCCATTTAA
- a CDS encoding sigma-70 family RNA polymerase sigma factor has protein sequence MHSDEEGRVYDELLVTLVRAGNKRAADRLAARWYPRLLRTARRLLGDQGEAQDAVQDAWTGICRGWMGLSDPAKFPVWAFSILHRKCADRLRHTIRDRTHLCDVENVAVATPAQADDRSALEQAFGRLSADHREVAVLFFAEGLTLHEISVVTAVPVGTVKSRLFTARHQLRALLKGDDDVQ, from the coding sequence ATGCATAGCGACGAGGAAGGCAGGGTTTACGACGAATTGCTCGTCACGCTCGTCCGCGCGGGTAATAAACGCGCGGCGGACAGGCTGGCCGCCCGTTGGTACCCCCGGCTGCTGCGAACCGCGCGCCGTCTCTTAGGTGATCAGGGCGAGGCACAGGATGCTGTGCAGGACGCCTGGACGGGCATCTGCCGCGGCTGGATGGGATTGTCAGATCCGGCAAAGTTTCCGGTCTGGGCCTTCTCGATCCTGCACCGGAAATGCGCCGACCGCCTGCGTCATACGATCAGGGACCGCACGCATCTTTGCGATGTGGAGAATGTGGCTGTCGCAACGCCGGCCCAAGCGGATGATCGCTCTGCGCTCGAGCAGGCCTTTGGGCGCCTCAGCGCCGATCACCGTGAAGTGGCGGTCCTGTTCTTTGCTGAAGGACTGACGCTGCACGAAATCAGTGTGGTGACCGCCGTGCCGGTCGGCACCGTGAAATCCCGACTTTTTACCGCGCGCCATCAATTGCGCGCCCTGCTGAAAGGAGACGACGATGTCCAATGA
- a CDS encoding DUF6768 family protein, which produces MSNEDATLRRLSAADQEFLDDLEDGRGLFTQLGATFQGPMRFWTIMIWVMAFVLTGLGFFCVYRLFAADAVRPMILWAFGAWAAWSAQMAVKQWIFQRMGTLTILRELKKLELRLARLEDRQEIRS; this is translated from the coding sequence ATGTCCAATGAGGATGCAACACTGCGCAGGCTGTCTGCGGCGGATCAGGAATTTCTGGACGATCTGGAGGACGGCCGGGGACTGTTCACCCAGCTGGGGGCCACGTTTCAGGGACCGATGCGGTTCTGGACCATCATGATCTGGGTCATGGCATTCGTGCTGACGGGCTTGGGCTTTTTTTGCGTCTACCGACTATTTGCGGCGGACGCGGTACGGCCGATGATTTTGTGGGCCTTCGGTGCCTGGGCGGCATGGTCGGCGCAGATGGCGGTGAAACAGTGGATTTTTCAACGCATGGGAACGCTGACGATCCTCCGGGAGCTGAAGAAGCTTGAGCTTCGACTGGCCCGGTTGGAGGATCGTCAGGAGATCAGGTCTTAG
- a CDS encoding DEAD/DEAH box helicase, protein MTDFSSLGLAEPVLRAVLAAGYENPTPIQEQGIPPLMENRDVLGIAQTGTGKTAAFVLPLLHKIANSPVTITPKSSSVLILAPTRELVAQIAESIRVYGRFIKPTVAVIVGGVNPRPQARTMAGGVNIVVATPGRLLDHMSTGAVKLDSVRTIVLDEADQMMDLGFMPAIRRIMQRVPSDRQTVLFSATMPSAIRALANDFLNEPVNIAVAAESRPIERISQTVEHMPADRKKDRLIAVLSSTDVERAIVFTRTKHGADKVTKYLDSYGLKAAAIHGNKSQGARTRALDQFKKSEIRILVATDIAARGIDIDDVSHVVNFELPNIPESYVHRIGRTARAGKSGVAISFCDGSEFGYLKDIERAIKMRIDAVGEPEPATGPAVKRRGGGGGGRGRPQGGEGRDTRSQSRGPKSDRGDRNNRRAPARGDRFERDEAPAPRSSWVPNDNPDGDRPVRPANAPTGAKPKRFDRDRARENMIGETSETRARGDRGPRRDDDRPAYRGDKPRRDGAAGKPQGGRPAHAKDGQAKRGDKPAGARRTAEGKGGNAGRRPRPSRNAANG, encoded by the coding sequence ATGACTGACTTCTCTTCGCTTGGCCTTGCCGAGCCTGTCCTGCGTGCCGTTCTCGCCGCGGGCTATGAAAACCCCACCCCCATTCAGGAACAGGGCATTCCGCCTCTGATGGAAAATCGTGACGTTCTGGGCATCGCGCAGACAGGCACCGGCAAGACCGCAGCCTTCGTCCTGCCGCTGCTGCACAAGATTGCCAACAGCCCCGTCACCATCACCCCGAAATCGTCAAGCGTGCTGATCCTCGCGCCGACCCGTGAGCTTGTCGCGCAGATCGCCGAGAGCATTCGCGTTTATGGCCGGTTCATCAAACCCACAGTCGCGGTGATCGTTGGCGGTGTGAACCCGCGCCCACAGGCCCGTACCATGGCCGGCGGCGTGAACATCGTCGTGGCGACACCGGGCCGTCTTCTGGACCATATGTCGACCGGTGCCGTGAAACTTGATTCCGTCCGCACCATCGTCCTCGACGAAGCGGACCAGATGATGGATCTGGGCTTCATGCCGGCCATCCGCCGGATCATGCAGCGCGTGCCATCAGATCGCCAGACGGTGCTGTTCTCGGCAACCATGCCGTCCGCCATTCGCGCCCTCGCCAACGACTTCCTGAACGAGCCGGTGAATATCGCCGTCGCGGCAGAATCTCGCCCGATCGAGCGGATCAGCCAGACCGTTGAGCACATGCCCGCGGACCGCAAGAAAGACCGCCTGATCGCCGTGCTCTCCTCGACCGATGTTGAGCGGGCGATTGTCTTTACCCGCACCAAACATGGCGCGGACAAGGTCACAAAATATCTCGACTCCTATGGTCTCAAGGCCGCGGCTATTCACGGCAACAAGAGCCAGGGGGCCCGGACACGCGCCCTCGACCAGTTCAAGAAGAGCGAAATCCGCATTCTCGTTGCCACCGACATCGCCGCGCGCGGTATCGACATTGATGACGTCAGCCATGTGGTGAATTTCGAGCTGCCGAATATTCCGGAAAGCTATGTGCACCGGATCGGTCGGACAGCGCGTGCCGGCAAGAGCGGCGTCGCCATCTCATTCTGCGACGGGTCAGAGTTCGGCTATCTGAAAGACATTGAGCGCGCCATCAAGATGCGCATCGACGCTGTTGGTGAGCCTGAACCCGCCACCGGTCCAGCCGTCAAACGCCGTGGTGGTGGTGGTGGCGGTCGTGGTCGTCCCCAAGGCGGGGAAGGCCGTGATACACGCAGCCAGAGCCGCGGCCCCAAAAGCGATCGCGGTGATCGGAATAATCGCCGCGCGCCTGCGCGTGGTGACCGGTTTGAGAGAGACGAGGCCCCGGCCCCGCGCTCCAGCTGGGTTCCCAATGACAATCCTGATGGTGACCGGCCGGTACGCCCGGCAAATGCACCCACAGGGGCAAAGCCAAAGCGGTTTGACCGCGACCGTGCCCGCGAAAACATGATCGGCGAGACATCAGAAACCCGCGCGCGCGGCGACCGTGGTCCTCGCCGCGACGATGATCGCCCTGCCTATCGTGGGGACAAGCCGCGCCGTGATGGTGCTGCTGGCAAACCGCAAGGTGGTCGCCCGGCCCATGCCAAGGATGGCCAGGCCAAACGGGGTGACAAGCCGGCCGGTGCACGCCGCACCGCTGAGGGCAAAGGCGGCAATGCTGGTCGTCGCCCCCGTCCAAGCCGTAACGCCGCCAACGGCTAA
- the pxpA gene encoding 5-oxoprolinase subunit PxpA produces the protein MTSTLSIDLNADLGEGCGDDTALMPVLSSCNIACGGHAGDQETMAIAVALAQQHGVAIGAHPSYPDRDGFGRRALDIEPAALRASLLEQCRTLMDVGAQRGARIVHLKPHGALYNVAAQDEGQAHTIVAVAQELGLRLVGPPGGEMRRLAGTMGVPYTAEGFADRQYDGDGQLVSRQLDGSVFHEVETQVTQALALARGDRLEPRGGGALSLRVETICVHGDTPGAVDAAKAIRCALENSNISIRSVQ, from the coding sequence ATGACATCAACTTTATCAATCGACCTGAATGCGGACCTTGGTGAGGGGTGCGGTGATGACACCGCGCTCATGCCGGTGCTGTCCAGCTGCAACATTGCCTGCGGTGGCCATGCCGGAGATCAGGAGACAATGGCGATCGCTGTCGCGCTGGCTCAGCAGCATGGTGTCGCAATCGGGGCCCACCCTTCCTATCCGGACCGTGACGGTTTCGGACGCCGTGCACTGGACATTGAGCCGGCGGCCTTGCGTGCGAGCCTGCTGGAGCAATGTCGCACACTGATGGACGTCGGCGCTCAACGGGGTGCCCGGATCGTGCATCTGAAACCCCATGGCGCCCTTTACAATGTCGCAGCACAGGATGAGGGTCAGGCGCACACGATCGTCGCGGTGGCGCAGGAACTGGGCCTGCGCCTTGTGGGCCCGCCGGGTGGTGAGATGCGGCGCCTCGCCGGTACGATGGGGGTGCCGTACACCGCAGAAGGCTTTGCCGATCGTCAATATGATGGGGACGGACAGCTTGTGTCTCGCCAACTGGATGGGTCGGTGTTTCATGAGGTGGAGACTCAGGTCACCCAGGCCCTTGCCTTGGCCCGCGGCGACCGTCTAGAGCCCAGAGGCGGTGGCGCGCTCTCCCTGCGGGTGGAAACGATATGCGTGCATGGCGATACGCCGGGTGCCGTCGACGCGGCCAAGGCGATCCGATGCGCCCTTGAAAACAGCAATATTTCAATCAGGTCGGTACAATGA
- a CDS encoding 5-oxoprolinase subunit B family protein, whose amino-acid sequence MTVTQISEDIATIAVPDASVGRVIADRLRATGLFGEIVPALEEVAVQFDPLAVTWTQVEAVLADLDDLAAVPDTVMGAPLMIEVRYGGEDGPDLEKVAGQLGIGTADLVDQHTASPVQIEMMGFTPGFAYVQGCGWQVPRRARPRAFVPAGSIGVAGGMSGLYSLGGPGGWPLIGRTDLTLFDGRLDDPFTLLAGQWIQFRAV is encoded by the coding sequence ATGACGGTTACTCAGATTTCGGAAGATATCGCGACCATTGCGGTCCCGGATGCTTCGGTCGGACGCGTCATCGCGGACCGACTGCGGGCCACCGGTCTGTTTGGCGAGATTGTGCCGGCGCTGGAAGAGGTCGCGGTTCAGTTCGATCCCCTTGCGGTCACGTGGACGCAGGTTGAAGCGGTGCTTGCCGACCTGGACGATCTGGCGGCCGTTCCAGACACGGTGATGGGCGCGCCCCTGATGATCGAGGTACGCTATGGCGGCGAAGATGGCCCTGATCTGGAGAAGGTCGCCGGACAGCTCGGGATCGGCACGGCTGATCTTGTTGATCAGCATACGGCGTCTCCAGTTCAGATCGAGATGATGGGGTTCACCCCCGGCTTTGCCTATGTGCAGGGGTGCGGCTGGCAGGTGCCAAGACGCGCACGGCCCCGGGCATTCGTACCTGCAGGATCCATCGGTGTCGCTGGCGGGATGAGCGGGCTCTATTCCCTTGGTGGGCCGGGTGGCTGGCCCCTGATCGGCCGAACGGACCTTACGCTTTTTGATGGTCGTCTGGATGATCCTTTCACTCTTTTAGCGGGTCAGTGGATCCAGTTCAGGGCTGTCTGA
- a CDS encoding biotin-dependent carboxyltransferase family protein, translated as MRVLTIEKPGLQSVLQGAPRTGFRHRGVPRSGAADAYSLALANRAVGNAPLATGIEIPGGQFSCTFRTETMICILGATANLALSSRPVRPGTTVPVKPGDRLLISGLADGMRVYVAVRGGLKARSIMGSPSTYLPARLGGIGRALQVGDDLALADDAIDEPQALPADLLIPPSTRHVLRCCDGAEFESLSPTSQHDLFERDFIVSSRLDRMGVGLEGPPLEIDSQGTMKSAPVFPGTIQCPEGGAPFILLADAQTTGGYPRVAQIIAADRFQLGQLRPGDQVRLMRVTPAAALRVLEAKAAALKSIGIPISAL; from the coding sequence ATGCGAGTACTGACGATTGAAAAACCCGGACTGCAGAGCGTTCTTCAGGGAGCGCCGAGAACCGGTTTTCGCCATCGCGGTGTGCCGCGGTCCGGTGCGGCAGATGCCTACAGCCTGGCGCTCGCCAATCGCGCGGTCGGTAATGCGCCGCTGGCCACAGGCATTGAAATTCCCGGCGGTCAGTTCTCCTGCACGTTCAGGACCGAGACCATGATCTGTATTCTGGGTGCGACAGCCAATCTGGCCCTATCGTCCCGACCTGTCCGGCCGGGTACCACCGTGCCCGTGAAGCCCGGTGACCGCCTCCTGATCAGCGGACTCGCGGACGGTATGCGGGTCTATGTGGCGGTGCGCGGCGGCCTGAAGGCGCGGTCGATCATGGGCTCGCCCTCGACCTATCTGCCCGCCCGCCTTGGGGGAATTGGGCGCGCATTGCAGGTCGGCGATGATCTTGCGCTGGCGGATGACGCAATTGACGAGCCGCAGGCACTGCCCGCGGACCTGCTGATCCCGCCAAGTACACGTCATGTTCTGCGATGCTGTGACGGGGCTGAGTTTGAGAGCTTGTCACCAACATCGCAGCACGATCTGTTCGAACGGGATTTTATTGTGTCCTCGCGACTGGACCGCATGGGCGTTGGTCTTGAGGGACCGCCTCTTGAGATTGACAGTCAGGGGACGATGAAAAGCGCGCCGGTGTTTCCCGGCACCATTCAGTGTCCGGAGGGCGGGGCACCTTTCATCCTGCTGGCCGATGCGCAGACGACGGGCGGCTATCCCCGTGTTGCGCAGATCATCGCTGCTGACCGGTTCCAGCTGGGCCAGCTCAGACCCGGCGATCAGGTGCGGTTGATGCGGGTAACCCCCGCGGCCGCCCTGCGCGTGCTTGAGGCGAAGGCTGCGGCCCTCAAATCCATCGGTATTCCGATTTCGGCGTTATAG
- a CDS encoding glycoside hydrolase family 3 C-terminal domain-containing protein yields MNKIDHWRWLGSAAALALIISCGEGATQKADAAEEAPQAAAEATDDNSDSVDPKTLPFMDTSLSAEERARDLVSRMTLEEKAAQMYDKAAAIPRLGIHEYNWWNEALHGVARAGHATVFPQAIGLAATWDEDLMFDITTVISDEARAKYNLYSSEDVYAMYGGLTFWSPNINIFRDPRWGRGQETYGEDPFLTGRMAVNFVNGMQGDDPSYLKTVTTVKHYAVHSGPEPSRHRDDISASDADLYETYLPAFKMAFDETEVASVMCAYNAVWGAPACGSERLMVDLLRGELGFDGYVVSDCGAIGDFYYDEDKMKTGEAHYIGHDYVDTRAEAAAVAVKMGTDVNCGDGYGNKMDALPAAVEQGLIDEATIDQSVIRLYTALFRLGMYDDPSLVPWSGASVDDVASEAHLALTEDAARKSLVLLKNDGVLPLADDVKVAVIGPNADNWWTLVANYYGIPTASVTALEGIREKIGEENVFYAPGSTIAGDVYANYETVPAAALFHRADDGSLQPGVQASYYIEPERTGEVVKTGVEETIDAYWLRTPTTDNLNDEFGATWTGVIKPTTDGTYRFKPSRWTELSINGEVVEGDQEFTMTAGEEYDFQLAMTFNSGWSRDALEKFVNLSWVDVSRDLKAEAMAAAEKADVVLFFGGIDANLEGEEMSVEIDGFLGGDRTHLELPAPQEALLKSLHATGKPVVLVNFSGSAMALNWEDENLPAIVQAFYPGEKAGVAIADLLWGEYSPSGRLPVTFYKSVDDLPAFLDYSMANRTYKYFTGKPLYPFGYGLSYTTFGYGNLEIPSEHDASGELAVSVEVTNTGERAGREVVQLYMSHDKRANPTVPRVELVGFEVVELEPGESTTVEFSLSPERVGYFDEDGKLVIPQEGSATFSVGGGQPAYYKGAVSTKVSFAGN; encoded by the coding sequence ATGAATAAAATCGATCACTGGCGCTGGCTTGGTTCTGCTGCCGCCCTCGCGCTGATTATTTCGTGTGGTGAAGGCGCGACGCAAAAGGCGGATGCTGCAGAAGAAGCACCGCAAGCCGCCGCGGAAGCGACGGACGACAATAGCGACAGTGTCGATCCCAAAACGCTCCCTTTCATGGACACCAGCCTGTCAGCTGAGGAGCGTGCCCGCGATCTCGTCAGCCGGATGACGCTGGAGGAAAAAGCCGCCCAGATGTACGACAAGGCCGCGGCCATTCCGCGTCTTGGTATTCATGAGTATAATTGGTGGAACGAAGCCCTGCACGGTGTGGCGCGTGCCGGTCACGCCACAGTCTTTCCGCAGGCCATTGGCCTTGCTGCGACATGGGATGAAGATCTCATGTTCGACATCACCACGGTGATCTCTGACGAAGCGCGCGCGAAGTATAATCTGTACAGCTCGGAAGACGTCTATGCGATGTATGGTGGGCTGACCTTCTGGTCGCCAAACATCAACATCTTCCGTGACCCGCGCTGGGGCCGGGGTCAGGAAACCTATGGTGAGGACCCGTTCCTGACCGGCCGTATGGCCGTCAACTTCGTGAACGGCATGCAGGGCGATGATCCTTCATACCTCAAGACCGTCACGACCGTGAAACACTATGCGGTCCATTCCGGGCCGGAGCCGTCACGCCACCGCGATGACATTTCCGCCTCCGACGCTGATCTTTACGAGACTTATCTGCCTGCGTTCAAAATGGCCTTTGACGAGACCGAAGTGGCCTCGGTGATGTGCGCCTATAACGCCGTCTGGGGTGCCCCGGCCTGCGGGAGCGAGCGTCTGATGGTCGACCTGTTGCGCGGGGAACTCGGCTTTGACGGCTATGTGGTTTCCGACTGCGGGGCCATCGGTGACTTCTATTACGATGAAGACAAGATGAAGACGGGCGAAGCCCATTACATCGGCCATGACTATGTCGACACCCGCGCTGAGGCGGCCGCTGTCGCCGTGAAGATGGGCACGGACGTCAATTGCGGTGATGGCTATGGCAACAAGATGGACGCCCTGCCCGCCGCCGTGGAACAGGGCCTGATCGATGAGGCCACTATCGACCAATCCGTCATTCGTCTTTATACCGCGCTGTTCCGTCTGGGGATGTATGACGATCCATCGCTCGTCCCCTGGTCCGGCGCGTCGGTCGACGATGTGGCCAGTGAGGCGCACCTGGCCCTGACCGAGGATGCGGCACGCAAATCTCTCGTGCTTCTGAAGAATGACGGCGTCCTGCCGCTTGCCGATGATGTCAAGGTCGCGGTAATCGGTCCGAATGCTGACAATTGGTGGACGCTTGTCGCGAATTATTACGGCATCCCCACGGCGTCCGTGACGGCACTCGAAGGCATCCGCGAAAAGATCGGCGAAGAAAACGTGTTCTACGCGCCGGGCTCGACCATTGCTGGTGATGTCTACGCTAATTATGAAACCGTGCCGGCAGCCGCGCTCTTCCATCGTGCAGACGACGGCTCGCTGCAGCCCGGCGTGCAGGCAAGCTATTATATCGAGCCTGAGCGCACCGGCGAAGTGGTCAAGACCGGTGTCGAAGAAACGATTGATGCGTATTGGCTTCGTACGCCGACCACCGACAATCTGAATGACGAATTCGGCGCCACGTGGACAGGCGTGATCAAACCGACGACAGACGGTACTTATCGCTTCAAGCCATCGCGCTGGACTGAACTTTCCATCAATGGCGAAGTGGTTGAGGGCGATCAGGAATTCACCATGACGGCGGGAGAAGAATACGACTTCCAGCTCGCCATGACGTTCAACAGCGGCTGGTCCCGCGATGCGCTCGAAAAATTCGTGAACCTGTCCTGGGTCGACGTCTCCCGTGACCTGAAGGCGGAGGCGATGGCCGCCGCAGAGAAGGCCGATGTGGTCCTGTTCTTCGGTGGTATCGACGCCAATCTTGAGGGCGAAGAGATGTCCGTCGAGATTGACGGCTTCCTTGGCGGTGACCGTACCCACCTCGAACTGCCCGCCCCACAGGAAGCGCTGCTGAAGTCTCTGCACGCTACGGGCAAGCCAGTGGTGCTGGTCAACTTCTCCGGCAGCGCCATGGCGCTGAACTGGGAAGACGAAAACCTGCCCGCTATCGTGCAGGCCTTCTATCCCGGTGAGAAAGCGGGCGTCGCCATCGCTGACCTGCTATGGGGCGAGTACAGCCCATCAGGCCGCCTGCCGGTGACGTTCTACAAATCGGTCGACGATCTTCCGGCGTTCTTGGACTATTCAATGGCCAACCGGACGTACAAATACTTCACCGGCAAACCGCTCTATCCGTTCGGATATGGCTTGTCCTACACCACCTTTGGCTACGGCAATCTTGAGATACCGTCCGAACACGATGCTTCGGGCGAGCTAGCGGTCAGCGTCGAGGTGACCAATACAGGCGAGCGGGCCGGCCGTGAGGTCGTCCAGCTCTACATGAGCCACGACAAGCGCGCCAATCCGACCGTGCCGCGAGTGGAACTGGTCGGCTTTGAGGTCGTCGAGCTTGAGCCAGGCGAGAGCACGACCGTCGAATTCAGTCTGTCCCCTGAGCGGGTCGGATATTTCGATGAGGACGGCAAGCTGGTCATTCCGCAAGAGGGGAGCGCGACGTTCAGCGTCGGCGGTGGGCAACCCGCCTATTACAAGGGCGCCGTCTCGACCAAGGTCAGCTTTGCAGGCAATTGA
- the hrcA gene encoding heat-inducible transcriptional repressor HrcA: MAALNDMDARARAIFKQLVETYLDTGQPVGSRTLSRIPALDLSPATIRNVMSDLAAIGLLDAPHASAGRMPTDLGLRLFVDGLMEVGAPSAEDRRALEDEAGTRGDAAALLDRAASQLSGLTQTATMIVTDKADRPLKHVSFVPLDDTRALMVLVDRAGDVENRILTIPAGLPASALIQAANFLNAQMAGRTLQDAERQVSAEIEAKQGELDSLTTDLVKRGIAELVGRPGIPPQLIIRGQAHLIQGAETDLGRLQKLFIDLERRQGISDLLSAAKAGEGVRIFIGAENPLFSLSGSSVIASPYRDSDRNIIGVIGVVGPTRLNYGRVIPLVDYTAEVVSRMMR; this comes from the coding sequence ATGGCAGCACTGAATGACATGGATGCGCGTGCGCGCGCGATCTTCAAGCAACTGGTCGAAACCTATCTCGATACCGGACAGCCCGTCGGGTCGCGGACCCTGTCCCGTATTCCCGCGCTGGACCTGTCCCCGGCGACGATCCGCAACGTGATGTCCGATCTGGCAGCCATCGGTCTGCTGGATGCGCCGCACGCCTCGGCAGGGCGCATGCCCACCGATCTTGGCCTGCGGCTCTTCGTTGATGGCCTGATGGAAGTCGGCGCGCCTTCAGCGGAGGATCGCCGCGCGCTGGAAGATGAGGCCGGGACGAGGGGGGATGCTGCGGCCCTGCTCGATCGGGCGGCGAGCCAGCTTTCCGGTCTGACCCAGACCGCCACCATGATCGTGACCGACAAGGCCGACCGACCGCTGAAACATGTCAGTTTTGTACCGCTGGATGACACGCGGGCGCTGATGGTGCTGGTTGACCGCGCCGGCGATGTGGAGAACCGCATTCTGACGATTCCGGCAGGACTGCCCGCCTCGGCCCTGATCCAGGCCGCCAATTTCCTCAATGCACAGATGGCCGGGCGCACGCTGCAGGATGCCGAGCGTCAGGTGTCCGCCGAAATCGAGGCCAAACAGGGCGAACTCGACAGCCTGACCACGGACCTTGTCAAACGCGGTATTGCCGAGCTTGTAGGGCGGCCGGGCATACCGCCGCAGTTGATTATCCGTGGGCAGGCGCACCTGATCCAGGGGGCGGAGACGGATCTGGGCCGGCTACAGAAGCTGTTCATCGATCTTGAGCGGCGGCAGGGTATTTCCGATCTCCTCTCGGCAGCGAAGGCTGGGGAGGGGGTGCGGATCTTTATCGGTGCTGAAAACCCGCTGTTCAGCCTGTCGGGAAGTTCGGTCATTGCGTCACCCTATCGCGACAGCGACCGCAACATCATCGGTGTGATCGGTGTCGTGGGTCCGACACGGCTCAATTATGGCCGGGTCATACCGCTGGTGGATTACACAGCGGAAGTCGTCAGCCGCATGATGCGCTGA